Proteins encoded in a region of the Flavobacterium sp. PMTSA4 genome:
- a CDS encoding DUF4834 domain-containing protein, with product METASMPGLLKTIFWIFFIYYAFKFLARLFLPVLAKKVVEKASQQFEQQQQQYQQQNQTKSDTTEKPKEKKIVGEYVDFEEID from the coding sequence ATGGAAACTGCATCAATGCCAGGATTATTAAAAACTATATTTTGGATATTTTTTATTTATTATGCTTTTAAGTTTTTAGCACGTTTATTTTTACCTGTTCTTGCAAAAAAAGTAGTTGAAAAAGCAAGTCAACAATTTGAGCAACAGCAGCAACAATACCAACAACAAAATCAAACAAAATCAGATACTACCGAAAAACCTAAAGAAAAAAAGATTGTCGGTGAATATGTAGATTTTGAAGAAATTGATTAA
- a CDS encoding YfhO family protein, whose amino-acid sequence MKQLQKFYPHLLAVIGFVIISLVYFYPVLQGKKIYQSDIAQYTGMAKEQIDFRAENNTEPYWTNSAFGGMPTYQLGAKYPNDYIGMLDDALRFLPRPADYLFLYFLGFYGLLLVFRVDPLKAFFGALAFGFSTYLIIILGVGHNAKAHAIAYMPLVIAGFILVFRKRYLHGGILTMLAVALEINANHFQMTYYLLLLLLVFSVYFVYKLYQNKELKELPKILGVFLIAVLFAIGTNATNLLATKEYADFSTRSKNELTFNPNGSKVTTDNALSREYITEYSYGIAESLNLIAPRLFGGSNAENVGTDSKLYEFIINQGASPSEAEEFAKNVPTYWGNQPIVAAPAYIGAIVFFLAILALFHDKRKVKYAFLAGAIFSLLLSWGKNLGFLTDFFIDFVPMYDKFRAVSSIQVLLELCIPVLAIMGLQSFFTEKENQWKSLKLTGIVTIGLVVLLFLAKGMFDFTTINDNYYVQAYGEEMGTAFVNALKEDRASLYSADLLRSGFFMLVAFGVLWSYYKGKLAQNTAIIIIGIFMVGDLFFVDKNYVNKEDFVSAREVDEPFQATEADMAILQDTTHYRVFEVSGNMSSARASFFHKSIGGYHAAKPRRIQQLFDYQIAKNNKEVLDMLNIKYIIQTDEKGQEFPTMNPDANGNAWFVKEVKMVNSADEEMKALDKLDSKNVAIKNKFPDSGIFKVLPKKDQIFTKDSLATIKLDLYKPNHLKYTSINSNNGFAVFSEIYYPKGWKATIDGEERPIYRVNYTLRGLDIPKGKHTIEFKFEPEVVKTGSTITLFSSIGMVLLIIGGVYFEQKGKKKE is encoded by the coding sequence ATGAAACAACTTCAAAAATTTTATCCACATTTACTTGCAGTAATTGGATTCGTAATTATTTCATTAGTTTATTTCTATCCTGTTTTACAAGGAAAAAAAATCTATCAATCGGATATTGCCCAATATACCGGAATGGCAAAAGAACAAATAGATTTCAGAGCCGAAAACAACACGGAACCTTATTGGACTAACTCTGCTTTTGGTGGAATGCCAACTTATCAATTAGGTGCAAAATATCCAAATGATTACATCGGAATGCTTGATGATGCTTTACGTTTCTTGCCAAGACCAGCCGATTATTTGTTTTTATATTTCTTAGGGTTTTATGGTTTATTATTGGTTTTCAGAGTTGATCCACTGAAAGCTTTTTTTGGAGCTTTAGCCTTTGGGTTTTCAACCTATTTAATCATTATTCTCGGAGTTGGTCACAATGCAAAAGCGCACGCAATAGCTTACATGCCATTGGTTATTGCTGGATTTATTCTGGTTTTTAGAAAACGATATCTTCATGGTGGAATTCTAACCATGTTGGCAGTTGCATTAGAAATTAATGCAAATCACTTTCAGATGACCTATTATCTGTTGTTATTGCTTTTAGTATTTTCAGTTTATTTTGTCTACAAACTTTACCAAAATAAAGAGCTTAAAGAATTGCCAAAAATCTTAGGCGTTTTTCTAATCGCTGTTCTATTTGCTATTGGAACAAATGCTACAAATTTATTAGCAACCAAAGAATATGCAGATTTTAGTACTCGAAGTAAAAACGAATTAACGTTTAATCCAAATGGTTCAAAAGTTACTACTGACAATGCACTTTCAAGAGAATACATCACAGAATATAGTTATGGTATAGCAGAAAGTTTAAATCTAATTGCTCCAAGACTTTTTGGTGGTTCCAATGCCGAAAATGTTGGAACCGATAGCAAACTTTATGAATTTATTATCAATCAAGGTGCATCGCCAAGTGAAGCGGAAGAATTTGCTAAAAACGTTCCAACCTATTGGGGAAATCAACCTATTGTTGCTGCACCGGCTTATATTGGTGCCATTGTTTTCTTCTTAGCGATTTTGGCTTTATTTCATGACAAACGCAAAGTTAAATATGCTTTTTTGGCAGGTGCAATTTTCTCGTTGCTGCTTTCTTGGGGAAAAAATTTAGGTTTCCTTACCGATTTCTTCATTGATTTTGTTCCGATGTACGATAAATTCAGAGCAGTTTCATCCATTCAGGTTTTACTAGAATTATGTATTCCGGTTTTAGCCATTATGGGATTGCAATCCTTTTTTACCGAAAAAGAAAATCAATGGAAATCCCTAAAATTAACTGGAATTGTCACTATAGGTTTAGTAGTTTTATTGTTTTTAGCAAAAGGAATGTTCGATTTTACAACTATAAATGACAATTACTATGTTCAAGCTTATGGTGAAGAAATGGGAACTGCTTTTGTAAATGCTTTAAAAGAAGATAGAGCAAGTTTATATTCAGCTGATTTATTGCGTTCTGGTTTCTTTATGTTGGTGGCTTTTGGAGTTTTATGGAGTTACTACAAAGGTAAATTAGCTCAAAATACGGCTATTATCATTATTGGAATTTTCATGGTTGGCGATTTATTTTTTGTAGATAAAAACTATGTAAACAAAGAAGATTTTGTTAGCGCTCGCGAAGTTGACGAACCTTTTCAAGCTACAGAAGCTGATATGGCAATTCTGCAAGACACAACGCATTATCGTGTATTTGAAGTTTCTGGAAATATGAGTAGCGCACGTGCTTCTTTTTTCCACAAATCGATTGGTGGTTATCATGCTGCTAAACCAAGAAGAATACAACAATTATTTGACTATCAAATTGCCAAAAACAATAAAGAAGTTTTGGACATGTTGAACATCAAATACATCATTCAAACCGACGAAAAAGGTCAAGAATTCCCAACTATGAATCCAGATGCAAATGGTAATGCATGGTTTGTAAAAGAAGTGAAAATGGTTAATTCAGCTGATGAAGAAATGAAAGCTTTGGATAAATTGGACAGCAAAAATGTTGCAATAAAAAACAAATTTCCAGATAGTGGAATTTTTAAAGTATTACCAAAAAAAGATCAAATATTTACCAAAGACAGCTTAGCAACAATCAAGCTCGATTTATATAAGCCAAACCATTTAAAATATACTTCAATTAACTCAAATAATGGTTTTGCTGTTTTCTCTGAAATCTATTATCCAAAAGGTTGGAAAGCAACTATTGACGGAGAAGAACGTCCAATTTACAGAGTAAATTATACTTTACGTGGATTAGATATTCCAAAAGGAAAACATACCATCGAATTCAAATTTGAACCTGAAGTTGTAAAAACTGGAAGCACAATAACATTATTTAGTTCAATTGGAATGGTATTATTAATTATTGGTGGCGTTTATTTTGAACAAAAAGGCAAGAAGAAAGAGTAA
- a CDS encoding glycosyltransferase family 4 protein: MSEPKKLLIITYYWPPAGGPGVQRWLKFVKYLPDFNIQPIVYIPENPTYPIIDKGLESEVSNETIILKNKIKEPYGFASFFGKNKTKKISSGIIPNKKKQSFLEKTLLWIRGNLFIPDARFLWVKPSVKYLKKYIEENNIDTIVTSGPPHSLHLIGLQLKKDLGVKWFADFRDPWTTIGYHKALKLSSYAEKKHKALESAVLNAADTILVTSKTTKTEFQELTSKPIEVITNGYDVEKVTKRPLDEKFTLAHIGSFLSERNPRILWKALSELIKENKDFKNDFQLKLIGAVSQEVLDTISEFKLNDYVLNLGYVSHQEAIEQQRKSQVLLLIEINSEETKSIIPGKVFEYMVSERPIIALGPEGSDFAEIITTTNTGVFFTYDEKEKLKTVLLNYYELYQNNNLKVHAVGLQQYSRKNLTEQLAKLVTRK; encoded by the coding sequence ATGTCTGAACCAAAAAAACTTTTAATCATAACCTATTATTGGCCGCCAGCTGGTGGACCAGGAGTACAGCGTTGGTTAAAGTTTGTCAAATATTTACCCGATTTCAATATTCAACCGATAGTTTACATTCCTGAAAACCCAACCTATCCAATTATTGATAAAGGTTTGGAAAGCGAAGTTTCTAATGAAACCATTATTCTAAAAAACAAAATCAAAGAACCTTATGGTTTTGCCTCATTTTTTGGAAAAAACAAAACCAAAAAAATCAGTTCTGGAATTATTCCGAATAAAAAGAAGCAATCGTTTTTAGAGAAAACTTTGCTTTGGATTCGTGGAAATTTATTCATTCCCGATGCTCGTTTTCTTTGGGTAAAACCTTCGGTAAAGTATTTGAAAAAATATATTGAAGAAAATAATATTGATACCATTGTCACTTCTGGTCCGCCACACAGTTTGCATTTGATTGGATTACAATTGAAGAAAGATTTGGGAGTAAAATGGTTTGCCGATTTTCGCGACCCGTGGACAACGATTGGTTATCACAAAGCCTTGAAACTTTCATCTTATGCCGAAAAAAAACACAAAGCTTTAGAATCAGCAGTTTTAAATGCTGCCGATACCATATTAGTTACCAGTAAAACTACAAAAACCGAATTCCAAGAATTGACTTCAAAACCTATTGAAGTTATTACCAACGGTTATGATGTGGAAAAAGTAACCAAACGACCACTCGACGAAAAGTTTACTTTGGCACATATTGGTTCTTTTCTTTCTGAACGAAATCCGAGAATTTTATGGAAAGCATTAAGCGAATTGATTAAAGAAAATAAAGACTTTAAAAATGATTTTCAATTAAAACTCATTGGTGCCGTTAGTCAGGAAGTTTTGGATACGATTTCAGAATTTAAACTCAATGATTATGTGTTGAATTTAGGTTACGTTTCTCATCAGGAAGCCATTGAGCAACAAAGAAAATCGCAAGTATTATTGTTAATTGAAATCAATTCAGAGGAAACTAAGAGCATAATTCCTGGAAAAGTATTTGAATATATGGTTTCCGAACGACCAATAATTGCGCTTGGACCTGAAGGTTCTGATTTTGCTGAAATTATTACTACTACCAATACAGGCGTTTTCTTTACCTATGATGAAAAAGAAAAACTAAAAACAGTACTTTTGAATTATTACGAATTGTATCAAAATAACAACCTGAAAGTACATGCTGTTGGTTTACAACAATATTCCAGAAAGAATTTAACCGAACAATTAGCGAAACTTGTAACTCGTAAATAA
- a CDS encoding transporter, with product MQKVKALLLIGFLMSSTYQFAQYTDIINSNRPGKSQSAFSVGKTVFQAEGGIFGIREKHDLARYQANGFGSELSVRYGAFFEQFEMMLDMQYQYDWYQAPLIDDTRGGFKQMTFGAKYLVYDPFKNLREDKPNLYSWNANHSSKFNWKQLIPAVALYAGLNIKVGNNPFYPDDSFISPKAMLITQNHFGTKWVFVNNVYFDKLFTDYQALGVVSTLTRGFNMRWSGFLEFQGIKSDLYADYLFRVGAAYLIKENIQIDASISKNVKDTPEILYGGVGLSWRFDQNYEKVYLRSTKPVDKEKGKDKKSKKDKKKKRKDAVEPEELNP from the coding sequence ATGCAAAAAGTAAAAGCGCTTTTATTGATTGGTTTTTTAATGAGTTCAACCTATCAATTTGCACAATATACAGATATAATTAATTCAAACCGACCAGGAAAATCACAATCAGCTTTTTCAGTTGGTAAAACAGTTTTTCAGGCAGAAGGTGGAATTTTTGGAATTAGAGAAAAACACGATTTAGCGCGTTATCAAGCAAACGGATTTGGTTCGGAACTAAGTGTTAGATATGGTGCTTTTTTTGAACAATTTGAAATGATGCTTGATATGCAATATCAATACGATTGGTATCAAGCACCATTAATTGACGATACTCGTGGTGGATTCAAACAAATGACTTTTGGAGCAAAATATTTGGTTTATGATCCTTTTAAAAACCTTAGAGAAGATAAGCCAAATCTTTACAGTTGGAATGCTAATCATAGTTCAAAATTTAATTGGAAACAATTGATTCCTGCAGTTGCTTTATATGCAGGACTTAATATAAAAGTTGGTAATAATCCTTTTTATCCTGACGATAGTTTTATAAGCCCAAAAGCAATGCTAATTACTCAAAATCATTTTGGAACTAAATGGGTTTTTGTTAACAATGTCTATTTTGACAAATTATTTACAGACTATCAAGCCTTAGGTGTTGTTTCTACATTAACTCGAGGATTTAATATGCGTTGGTCTGGATTTTTAGAATTTCAAGGTATAAAAAGCGATTTGTATGCAGATTATTTGTTTAGAGTTGGTGCTGCTTATTTGATTAAAGAAAATATTCAAATTGATGCATCGATATCAAAAAATGTAAAAGATACTCCAGAGATTTTATATGGTGGAGTAGGACTTTCTTGGCGATTTGATCAAAATTATGAAAAGGTTTATTTGAGAAGCACAAAACCTGTTGACAAAGAAAAAGGAAAAGATAAAAAATCTAAGAAAGACAAAAAGAAGAAAAGAAAAGACGCAGTTGAACCTGAAGAATTAAATCCATAA